The region GCGTATGCCCTGCCGACCAGTGGTCACTTAATCCTGGATAACGGAGCCAAAGAAGCATTATTATTGCAGGGAAGAAGCCTCCTCCCCTCCGGGGTACTGGGAATCAAAGGCCGCTTTGAGGCTGGTGATGCTGTTGCATGTGAGGACGAACATGGGGCGGCATTTGCAAAAGGTCTTTCAAATTATAATTCGATGGAAATAGAAAGGATCAAAGGTAAAAAAACAGGTGATATAGCTATTATACTGGGTTATAAAGATTATGACGAGGTGATACACAGGAATAACCTTGTAATTATTCAGAAGGGGTAACAATGGATATCAAAAACTACATTGATGAGAAGGGAAAGAAGGCAAGGGAAGGGTCCCGAAGTCTCGCAACCCTGTCTACTGCTGTAAAAAACAGCGCCCTCATGTGCATGGCTGATGCTATTGAAGCAGGGGCAGACAGGCTTAAGCGTGAAAACCAGAAAGATATCAAGGCGGGAGGGGAGAAATCGCTTTCCGCGGCGCTGATAGACAGGTTAACGCTTAATGACAAGAGGATCAGTGAGATGGCTCAGGGATTGAGGGAGGTAGCTGCATTACCTGATCCTGTCGGTGAAGTAACACGTATGTGGAGACGTCCAAATGGTATGCAGGTGGGAAAGGTACGGGTACCCATTGGTGTTATAGGGATTATTTATGAGTCAAGACCCAATGTTACGGCTGACTCGGCCGGTCTCTGTATAAAGTCAGGGAACAGTGTTTTCTTGCGGGGAGGGTCCGAGGCTATTCACTCAAATAAGGCGATTGCTGAGACATTGATTGACGCCGGGTTGAAGGCAGGGCTTCCGGAGGGCGCCATTACACTGGTAGATATAGTTGAGAGAGAGGCTGTTATGGCCATGCTCAAGCTCGATAATTATATTGACCTGATAATTCCACGGGGCGGTGAAGAGCTTATCAGGACGGTGTCAGCAAATTCCACAATTCCTGTAATAAAACATTACAAGGGGATCTGTCATACATATGTTGATGACGATGCGGATGTAAGAATGGCCCAGGATATTTGTTTTAATGCGAAAGTTCAACGTCCCGGGACCTGTAATGCGATGGAAACCATGCTGATTCATAAGGGGATAGCAGGCAAAGTTCTTCCAGACCTGATTGAAAGACTACGTAAGGCAGGTGTTGAACTCCGGGGATGTTCACGGATGCGTCTCATTGATTCGACGATAAGGTTAGCTGAAGATGAAGACTGGAGTACAGAATATTTAGCCCTCATCCTGAATATAAAGGTCGTTGATGATATGGCTGAGGCATTGCGGCATATTGAGACATATGGATCTCAGCACTCGGAGGCGATCGTTACGAATAACCATAAAAAGGCGATGCAATTTCTCAGTGAGGTAGATGCAGCTGCAGTGTTTGTGAACGCATCCACAAGACTCCACGATGGAGGACAGTTCGGCCTGGGCGCCGAAATCGGAATAAGCACAACCCGCATACATGCAAGAGGGCCCATGGGGCTTGAAGAGCTTACTTCGATGAAGTTCATAGTATTTGGAGATGGTCAAGTGCGTGAATGAATCGGGTTTGCGATCATTGAGCGATAAAGTGGAGGGACTTCAGGCTTTGCAGCGTATCGGACTTTTTGGCGGCACATTTAATCCAATCCACACAGGTCATCTCCTCATAGCAAGTGAGTTAAGAGAGCGCTTCTCTCTTGATTCCGTAATCTTTATCCCTGCCGGTATCCCTCCTCATAAGAAAAAAAAAGAAGTTATAAATCCTTTTCACAGATTGCGTATGGTTGAGCTGGCTGTAGCTCCATATAAATACTTCACCGTGTCATCAATAGAAGTATACAGGCATGGGCCTTCTTATTCTATTGATACTGTACGGGCTTTACAAAATGAGACAGGCGATTCAGCAGAACTATTCTTTATAACCGGTATTGATGCCTTTCTCGAGATAAGTACCTGGAAACATGCGGACAGGCTTCTGGGGTTATGTAATTTTATCGTGATCCAAAGACCAGGTTACAGGTTTGATGAACTTAAGGGTATTGGATTACCTGCTTTACTGGGCGTGTCTTCATCTGAACTTGAGAGTCTCGACAGAGGAGAGATTTCCAGATTGTCAATTACCATGACAGCAAAATCTTCTCTTTACCTTGAACGTATAACACCATGTGACATTTCCTCTACAGAGCTCAGGAGGCTTATCCATGATGGCAAAGAGGTTAAAAATCTATTGCCTGAAAAAGTAATGTCATATATAATTGATCAGGGATTATACTTGGCATAAACAGAGGGCCCAAATTTCTTTGCATACAGGTTCAAATATTATAAAGGGATCAAAGAAAGGATTGCTGATTGGCAAAAAAAAGGCAATCCTTGCAGCCAGATGTCTCGATGAGAAGAAGGCATCAGACATCGTTGTTCTCGAAGTGACTGCCTTGAGTTCCATAGCTGACTACTTTGTAATAGCGACCGCTGAATCAAAAAGACAAATTAAGACCTGCGCTGAGTACATAGATGAGGCGTTGTCTCTCAAAGGTATACAATCCCTGCGACGCGAGGGGATGACCAATCTTGAATGGGTACTCATTGATTATGGTGATATCATGGTTCACATATTTGACAAGGAATCCCGATTGCATTATGGCCTCGAAAGATTATGGGGTGATGCACCCAACATTGAGTTTAAGGTTAAACCGCGGACAAGAGTAAAGAGCGCTGTGAGTAAAGAAACAGCTGAGGGCAAAAATTAATGCGGCTTATATTTGCCATATTTGCTATATTTTCCATAGTCATAGTTTTGTATTTTGATCGCTTTAATCCTGAGACCGTTACCATCAATCTCAGCTCAAATTATTCTTATACAATTTCTATGGTTGGTTTCTTTCTGTTTTCTTTTGCCCTTGGAAGCTTTATCGTAATACTCTTTACGCTGCTCAGGGATGCAAAGAATATATTTGTGGAATGGAGAAACAGGCAGAGGCAAAAGGTTGAGGCCCGGGTTCAGGAGACATTTGCAAAGGGATTGAATGCCTACCTGTCAGGCAGATATGACCAGGCCATTTCGTACTTCCGGGATATTCTAAAGATAGACTCTAATCATTTTTACACCCTCCTTAGGATAGGTGACGCATATCGGCAGGAGCACAATTATGCAGAGGCAATAAAGTTTCACAAAAAAGCAGCTAAAGTAGATGAGAAGAGCCTTGAGGCCCGCTTTGCCCTTGCAAATGATTATCTGTCATCTGCCTCATATGATGAGGCAATTGCTGTAATCCAGGAGGTAATAAAAAAAGATTCTTCCAATATAGAGGCACTTGTAATGCTCAGGGATACTTATATAAAAACCGCTAAATGGGACGGCGCACATGAATTGCAGGGGCGGGTAGTTAAGCGCCGGAGGGGCAATATAGAAGACCAGAAACTCCTCATGGGATTGAGATATGAGTTTGCAAAGCTGCTGTTCAACAGGGGAGAGAGAGAAAAGAGTAAGAAGCTGTTAAAGGGCATAATAAGGGCTGATAAAGATTTTATCCCTGCATACGTTACGCTGGGGGACATACTTATAGAAGATGAAGATGGTGATGAGGCGGCTGACCTATGGGAGAAAGGGTATTATATGAATTTCAGCGAAATACTCCTTCACAAGCTGGAAGATTTCCACCTACAGCTCGGTGAGCCTGGAAAAATAATATGGATTTACAAGAAGGCTATATCAATGAACCCTCAGAATCCTGCATTAAAATTCTATTTGGGCAAACTATACTACCGGCTTGAGATGATAGATGAGGCATTTGATATCCTTACAGAAGTTGACGGCATGGATAACACAATGCCTGACCTGTATAAATTATTAGGTACTATCTATGAGAGGAAAGAAGAACCCGGTAAGGCAGCGGCAGAGTATAAGAGGGCACTTGGACTCCGCAAAAGGGTAGTCGTCCCATACTTTTGCCCCCTGTGTGATTGTCACACATATGATTGGAATGGAAGATGTCCCAGATGCGGCGCATGGAACTCCTTTACGGTTTCTCCTGTTCACTTAAAAAAAGAATCATATCAGACAATGAGAAATAAGTTTGGAAAATCCAGGACAGAACCAGGTTATAATGACAGAATTGAATCGGGCAGGGTGTAAATTTGTTACTCCTTATCATCCTTGACGGCTGGGGGATAAATTCCAAACAAGAGGGTAATGCCATAGCTTTAGCAACGACCCCTGTCTATGATTCCCTTATAAATGATTTCCCACATACCATACTTGATGCATCAGGTGAATCTGTAGGATTGCCTGATGGCCAGATGGGCAATTCAGAGGTAGGTCACCTGAATATAGGCGCAGGCCGGGTTGTATATCAGGATCTGACAATGATTAATAAGTCTATAAAAGACGGGGAATTTTATAAAAACCCTGTTTTTCTCGAGACCTTTCGTAAAGTTCAATCATCTTCAGGCAGGCTCCATTTATTGGGTCTCCTCTCTGATGGAGGAGTCCACAGCCACATAAATCACATCTTTGCCCTTCTCGATATGGCAAAGAAAGAGGGTCTCAGGGATGTATACATACATGCATTCATGGATGGACGGGATACATCTCCGCATAGCGGTGCAGGTTTTCTTAAGCTACTGCAGCAGTATATCGCTCAATCCGGCATTGGAAGGATAGCATCTGTCTCAGGCCGTTACTATGCAATGGATCGTGATAACAGATGGGACAGGGTTGAAAAGGCATATAATGCGCTCACAGCCGGAGAGGGGTTGACGGCCGCAGACGCGGTATCTGCTATTGAAAGTAATTATGCTGATGGCGTGACAGATGAGTTTATATTGCCGACGGTAATGGTTGATTCTGCAGGTATCCCGGTCGGGACAATTGAAGATGGTGATAGTGTGTTGTTTATTAACTTCAGGGCAGACCGGGCCAGGGAACTTACCATGGCATTAGCCCTTCCAGACTTCAGCCAATTCAGCAGAAAGAAAGTCCCTTCACTCTCCAGTTTTGCAACCATGAAATTATATGATGAGAAGATGCCGCTGCCTGCTGCCTTTCA is a window of Nitrospirota bacterium DNA encoding:
- a CDS encoding nicotinate-nucleotide adenylyltransferase, with product MQRIGLFGGTFNPIHTGHLLIASELRERFSLDSVIFIPAGIPPHKKKKEVINPFHRLRMVELAVAPYKYFTVSSIEVYRHGPSYSIDTVRALQNETGDSAELFFITGIDAFLEISTWKHADRLLGLCNFIVIQRPGYRFDELKGIGLPALLGVSSSELESLDRGEISRLSITMTAKSSLYLERITPCDISSTELRRLIHDGKEVKNLLPEKVMSYIIDQGLYLA
- a CDS encoding glutamate-5-semialdehyde dehydrogenase, with protein sequence MDIKNYIDEKGKKAREGSRSLATLSTAVKNSALMCMADAIEAGADRLKRENQKDIKAGGEKSLSAALIDRLTLNDKRISEMAQGLREVAALPDPVGEVTRMWRRPNGMQVGKVRVPIGVIGIIYESRPNVTADSAGLCIKSGNSVFLRGGSEAIHSNKAIAETLIDAGLKAGLPEGAITLVDIVEREAVMAMLKLDNYIDLIIPRGGEELIRTVSANSTIPVIKHYKGICHTYVDDDADVRMAQDICFNAKVQRPGTCNAMETMLIHKGIAGKVLPDLIERLRKAGVELRGCSRMRLIDSTIRLAEDEDWSTEYLALILNIKVVDDMAEALRHIETYGSQHSEAIVTNNHKKAMQFLSEVDAAAVFVNASTRLHDGGQFGLGAEIGISTTRIHARGPMGLEELTSMKFIVFGDGQVRE
- a CDS encoding 2,3-bisphosphoglycerate-independent phosphoglycerate mutase; the protein is MLLLIILDGWGINSKQEGNAIALATTPVYDSLINDFPHTILDASGESVGLPDGQMGNSEVGHLNIGAGRVVYQDLTMINKSIKDGEFYKNPVFLETFRKVQSSSGRLHLLGLLSDGGVHSHINHIFALLDMAKKEGLRDVYIHAFMDGRDTSPHSGAGFLKLLQQYIAQSGIGRIASVSGRYYAMDRDNRWDRVEKAYNALTAGEGLTAADAVSAIESNYADGVTDEFILPTVMVDSAGIPVGTIEDGDSVLFINFRADRARELTMALALPDFSQFSRKKVPSLSSFATMKLYDEKMPLPAAFHSVKLKNILCEVVSKAGLKQFRIAETEKYAHVTYFFNGGEEKLFPGEDRFLIPSPKEVATYDLKPEMSAYQVTEELEKRIRSGEYGFILVNYANPDMVGHTGVLSAGIKAVEVIDECLGRVLSALRDVNGVACITSDHGDIEQMVEYDTGSPHTAHTTNLVPFIVTKKGLQLRTGKGIFADIAPTILDLMGLEKPAEMTGKSLIIR
- a CDS encoding tetratricopeptide repeat protein, encoding MRLIFAIFAIFSIVIVLYFDRFNPETVTINLSSNYSYTISMVGFFLFSFALGSFIVILFTLLRDAKNIFVEWRNRQRQKVEARVQETFAKGLNAYLSGRYDQAISYFRDILKIDSNHFYTLLRIGDAYRQEHNYAEAIKFHKKAAKVDEKSLEARFALANDYLSSASYDEAIAVIQEVIKKDSSNIEALVMLRDTYIKTAKWDGAHELQGRVVKRRRGNIEDQKLLMGLRYEFAKLLFNRGEREKSKKLLKGIIRADKDFIPAYVTLGDILIEDEDGDEAADLWEKGYYMNFSEILLHKLEDFHLQLGEPGKIIWIYKKAISMNPQNPALKFYLGKLYYRLEMIDEAFDILTEVDGMDNTMPDLYKLLGTIYERKEEPGKAAAEYKRALGLRKRVVVPYFCPLCDCHTYDWNGRCPRCGAWNSFTVSPVHLKKESYQTMRNKFGKSRTEPGYNDRIESGRV
- the rsfS gene encoding ribosome silencing factor, translated to MLIGKKKAILAARCLDEKKASDIVVLEVTALSSIADYFVIATAESKRQIKTCAEYIDEALSLKGIQSLRREGMTNLEWVLIDYGDIMVHIFDKESRLHYGLERLWGDAPNIEFKVKPRTRVKSAVSKETAEGKN